The Pochonia chlamydosporia 170 chromosome 1, whole genome shotgun sequence genome window below encodes:
- a CDS encoding arylsulfotransferase protein (similar to Neofusicoccum parvum UCRNP2 XP_007589675.1) translates to MTTMRVLLCRWSIFVSVCFVLFLHGSASVYGQRPYFKLSSWYDWGKHGFSPFSLCQTCHQEASRPNVVQKHDQCSENLLFVESRRRSDACGLMVFDNDGHLVWMPSQSEFHNSRDFQVHNVNQQNFITFLSGNGVAGSVDAYTMLDSSYTIHKSFRAVGIVAGHLSGLHFTKAGTALVTVSQVPIDGQGHGKGDKFDTIFQEISLEYNQLLFEWRASQHYMASLTAKANSFPIQSVDKDVEGNYVISTRNTIICLSGKNGRPIWKLGGNAYEFQDLSGVATLFSDSHRASWHDNTTLLITNNHPTNTNHKALPAAMLVQLDVQNKTATLIKAFDAPKRLPSSLDTFQFLDGTILATGEHQSTAIEFSNSAETLCETHFPTARFQPSWMANYRISKHQWSGHPNTTPELEVRPEEKAVYVSWNGATEADAWVLQSGPRQDGDLFIDHLMVVKEGYETRIQLPRHTEEYLRVVALDRKRKFLSKSAAVSKHVKHKGCPHSSRASLMGMRNSGQGHNMLIAFALLASIVLYFRRFAFWRIFDVRKT, encoded by the exons ATGACTACCATGCGGGTGCTGCTCTGCCGGTGGTCGATATTCGTAAGCGTCTGCTTCGTTCTCTTCCTTCACGGCAGCGCTTCAGTCTACGGACAACGACCATACTTCAAGTTATCCAGCTGGTATGACTGGGGAAAACACGGCTTCAGTCCGTTTTCGCtttgccagacttgccaccaagaagcaagcagGCCAAACGTTGTTCAGAAACATGACCAATGTAGCGAAAACTTGCTTTTCGTCGAGTCTCGTCGCAGATCGGATGCCTGTGGCCTGATGGTTTTCGACAATGATGGCCATCTTGTTTGGATGCCATCACAGTCAGAGTTTCATAATTCTAGGGATTTCCAAGTACACAACGTGAATCAACAGAACTTCATTACCTTTCTGAGCGGCAACGGGGTAGCTGGTAGTGTAGATGCATATACGATG CTGGATAGCTCTTATACAATCCACAAATCGTTCAGGGCTGTCGGCATCGTCGCTGGTCATCTATCCGGACTGCACTTTACCAAGGCTGGGACTGCACTAGTTACAGTCAGCCAAGTGCCAATagatggccaaggccatggaaAAGGAGACAAGTTTGATACTATATTTCAGGAGATTAGCTTGGAGTATAACCAACTCTTGTTTGAATGGCGCGCCTCACAACACTACATGGCCAGTCTcacagcaaaggcaaactcGTTTCCTATCCAAAGCGTTGACAAGGATGTCGAAGGAAACTATGTAATATCTACTcgcaacaccatcatctgCTTGAGTGGAAAAAACGGCCGACCAATCTGGAAACTTGGCGGTAACGCATATGAGTTCCAAGATCTATCCGGAGTGGCAACTTTATTCTCAGACAGCCACCGCGCAAGTTGGCATGATAACACGACATTATTGATCACAAACAATCATCCTACGAATACAAACCACAAGGCTCTACCTGCCGCAATGCTGGTTCAGCTCGACGTGCAGAACAAGACTGCCACTCTCATTAAAGCCTTTGATGCTCCCAAAAGGCTACCTTCTTCCCTTGACACATTTCAATTCTTAGACGGCACCATCCTAGCTACCGGGGAGCATCAATCCACAGCAATTGAGTTCTCCAATAGCGCAGAAACTCTCTGCGAAACACACTTTCCCACCGCCAGAttccagccaagctggatGGCAAACTATCGAATCTCAAAGCACCAATGGTCAGGGCATCCGAATACAACCCCAGAACTTGAAGTCCGCCCAGAAGAGAAAGCCGTCTATGTAAGCTGGAACGGAGCCACCGAAGCCGACGCCTGGGTCCTGCAAAGCGGCCCAAGACAGGACGGCGATCTATTCATCGACCACTTGATGGTGGTTAAAGAGGGCTATGAGACAAGGATCCAGCTGCCTCGACATACCGAGGAATACCTGCGCGTTGTTGCCCTGGATAGAAAGCGGAAGTTTCTGTCCAAGTCTGCGGCAGTTTCGAAGCACGTTAAACATAAAGGATGTCCCCATTCAAGTAGGGCATCTCTGATGGGCATGAGAAACTCGGGACAGGGGCACAACATGTTGATAGCCTTTGCTCTTTTGGCGAGCATCGTGCTGTACTTTCGCAGATTTGCGTTTTGGCGGATATTTGACGTTAGGAAGACATAG
- a CDS encoding glycosyltransferase family 20 (similar to Nectria haematococca mpVI 77-13-4 XP_003040965.1), whose product MTEISMSLPRPNGPIRSETHLPPHERQSVVQVPVTPGVAIGTYDEDYFDRNTRQSPKAASSRKAVRGTTKPLPADGNIISVTFTVPHVLEYRQGSDWELHRCYHRSALLDALHYLSSDSPRNHTVVAWTGEIRHGSDSNDDTKPDDEPPVVPSSTSIALGGNANVQTGKSGQVSVAYDDQLRLERQLCEDELNIVPVWLADETDITEEGIKLQDQSKWRRYAEHDLCALLHYKQHPPTEAYKEGTRWADYFRMNRLFAEKVLEAYQPGDTVLIHDYYLMLLPQFLRERYPDISIAFYLHTPFPSSELVRCLSRRRDILEGMLGSDLIAFQSFQYAQHFANSCARILGAEASPNAVKVASRRVQIEVIPVGINVSNIHSLAWTASVTEKCSSLRKQHKGKSIIVAYDPKDRLGGVDKKLLAFDRFLDLYPDFQNRVVLLQVISQTTMEEDDTEDSKYASSVNELVSDINRKYGSLENMPIQLHSQSLTIDEYFALLRSGDVALFTSVRDGMSTTSLEFVVCQQNAHGPTIISEFSGTASSLEEAIHINPWDTVGVADQIYEALNMSEEERQTMHAALYRRVTEYDVGYWVSTMLRCLKGAAGSPAQRYQAVGGLPVVSE is encoded by the exons ATGACTGAGATCAGTATG TCTCTACCAAGACCAAATGGCCCAATCCGAAGCGAAACTCATCTACCTCCCCATGAACGCCAATCGGTTGTGCAAGTACCCGTAACACCTGGCGTAGCCATAGGGACGTATGATGAAGACTATTTTGACAGGAATACCCGTCAAAGCCCAAAGGCTGCGTCCAGTCGAAAAGCAGTTCGTGGCACAACTAAACCTTTGCCAGCTGACGGGAATATAATATCTGTCACTTTCACCGTCCCTCACGTTTTGGAATATCGCCAAGGTTCAGACTGG GAATTGCACCGCTGCTATCATCGCTCTGCATTATTGGATGCTCTGCATTACCTCTCTTCAGACAGTCCTCGCAACCACACCGTTGTGGCATGGACCGGTGAGATTCGGCACGGTTCTGACAGCAATGACGATACAAAACCCGACGATGAACCGCCTGTAGTACCGTCATCAACCTCTATTGCCCTGGGAGGCAACGCAAATGTTCAAACAGGCAAGTCGGGCCAAGTCAGCGTAGCGTACGATGACCAGCTACGGCTTGAGCGCCAGCTGTGCGAAGACGAACTCAACATCGTCCCTGTCTGGCTTGCAGACGAAACCGACATTACGGAGGAAGGAATAAAACTCCAGGACCAATCGAAGTGGAGACGATATGCCGAGCACGACCTTTGTGCCTTGCTTCACTACAAGCAGCACCCGCCCACGGAAGCATACAAGGAGGGAACGAGGTGGGCGGACTATTTTCGAATGAACCGGCTCTTCGCGGAGAAAGTACTTGAAGCGTACCAACCTGGAGACACTGTACTAATCCATGACTACTacttgatgctgttgccgCAGTTCCTTCGCGAGCGGTATCCAGACATCAGCATTGCCTTTTACCTCCACACGCCCTTCCCTTCTAGCGAGTTGGTTCGTTGTCTAAGCAGACGACGGGATATTCTTGAAGGCATGCTTGGCTCTGATCTTATTGCCTTTCAGTCATTTCAATATGCGCAACATTTTGCAAATTCTTGCGCTCGGATTCTTGGCGCAGAAGCCTCACCCAACGCTGTTAAGGTGGCATCGAGACGAGTTCAGATTGAGGTGATACCTGTAGGAATAAACGTTTCCAACATTCATTCACTTGCGTGGACCGCCTCAGTTACAGAAAAGTGTTCATCACTAAGAAAACAGCACAAAGGCAAGTCGATTATCGTGGCATACGACCCCAAGGACAGACTTGGAGGCGTGGACAAGAAATTACTCGCATTTGACCGTTTCCTTGACCTGTATCCGGACTTCCAAAATCGAGTCGTTCTCCTCCAAGTGATTAGCCAAACCAcaatggaagaagatgatacCGAGGACTCGAAGTACGCCAGCAGTGTCAACGAGCTAGTCTCAGACATCAACCGCAAGTACGGCTCGCTTGAAAACATGCCAATTCAGCTACACTCTCAGAGCCTCACCATTGACGAATACTTTGCTCTGCTGCGTTCCGGGGACGTTGCACTGTTCACGAGTGTTCGCGACGGGATGAGCACGACGAGCTTGGAGTTCGTGGTTTGTCAACAGAATGCGCATGGCCCGACAATCATCTCTGAGTTTAGCGGAACGGCGAGTAGCCTGGAGGAGGCGATTCACATCAACCCTTGGGATACGGTTGGTGTCGCGGATCAGATCTACGAGGCGCTGAATatgtcggaggaggagcgaCAAACGATGCACGCAGCACTGTACAGACGAGTCACCGAGTATGATGTTGGGTATTGGGTTTCAACTATGCTACGCTGTTTGAAAGGGGCTGCTGGTTCTCCGGCCCAAAGGTATCAGGCGGTGGGTGGACTTCCAGTTGTGAGCGAGTAG